A window of Cygnus atratus isolate AKBS03 ecotype Queensland, Australia chromosome 24, CAtr_DNAZoo_HiC_assembly, whole genome shotgun sequence contains these coding sequences:
- the C24H1orf116 gene encoding specifically androgen-regulated gene protein isoform X2, translating to MPGKGLGLGMAGCNSDSCDSMVSTASNHSQRSDNSYDYLSVEEKECLMFLEETIGSLDAEADSGVSTDDTDYTEPPRPRPKRDAAAWDLENGAPPPGAGQQRAAEQRGGESSSSPAPAAVPSPGYYSLPRSITTANAQRANQVSDGKVAVHDVKDPAPPAPFQDDLVSREEQPRRSSLDAKWENTEESWTRAVPSRPAPEHASVPDLTLPPHQEMGRESTALPQGQLEQPAPQEAPQDPEAKRGPPTAPKPRKLPPNIILKTSKNSPVLLATEPGQKVKIPPPAPAGSQPGSASDAAAEKVNSGQLDPKEREKARREALEKLGLPQDHGEPRTRLGPAPAPRGEHRAMESAAPGARAMHFKSNTLERSGVGLGSCMASAKEPATKGSSSLGKMSFIERLAPSFLRSSRPRPASLGAGKDFAALKEPPEPEKSSKRRSHPLQSFPRPPRSCVSVKISPKGATDEHRREALRKLGLLKE from the exons AtgcctgggaaggggctgggacTGGGGATGGCTGGCTGCAACTCCGACAGCTGCGACAGCATGGTCAGCACGGCCTCCAACCACTCGCAGCGG agtgATAACAGCTATGACTATTTATCTGTGGAAGAGAAAGAGTGCTTGATGTTCTTGGAAGAAACCATCGGCTCGCTGGATGCCGAAGCAGACAGTGGGGTTTCCACCGATGACACCGACTACACGGAGCCCCCCAGGCCACGGCCCAAGAGAGACGCCGCTGCCTGGG ATTTGGAGAACGGGGCTCCTCCTCCCGGCGCAGGCCAGCAGCgtgcagctgagcagaggggtGGCGAgagctcctccagcccagctccagcagccgtTCCAAGCCCAGGCTACTACAGTCTTCCAAGGAGCATCACTACAGCAAATGCACAAAGAGCAAACCAGGTTTCTGATGGCAAAGTGGCTGTACACGATGTGAAGGACCCAGCGCCACCAG CTCCCTTCCAGGATGACCTGGTGAGCCGTGAAGAGCAGCCACGGAGGAGCAGCTTGGATGCCAAGTGGGAAAACACGGAGGAAAGCTGGACACGGGCCGTGCCATCCCGGCCAGCCCCAGAGCACGCATCTGTCCCTGATCTTACATTGCCACCACACcaggagatggggagggagagcACAGCGCTTCCTCAGggccagctggagcagccagcACCACAGGAGGCCCCTCAGGACCCTGAAGCCAAGCGTGGGCCTCCAACAGCCCCCAAGCCACGCAAACTGCCACCAAACATTATCCTGAAAACCAGCAAAAACAGCCCGGTGCTGCTCGCCACAGAGCCTGGCCAGAAGGTGAAAATCCCCCCTCCGGCACCCGCCGGCTCTCAGCCCGGCTCTGCCAGCGATGCCGCTGCAGAAAAAGTGAATTCAGGGCAGCTCGACCCCAAGGAGCGGGAGAAAGCCAGGCGGGAGGCGCTGGagaagctggggctgccccaggacCACGGGGAGCCCCGCACCCGCCTcggccctgcccctgctccccgcggCGAGCACAGGGCGATGGAGAGCGCGGCCCCGGGCGCACGGGCGATGCACTTCAAGTCCAACACCCTGGAGCGCTCcggcgtggggctgggcagctgcaTGGCCAGCGCCAAGGAGCCGGCCACCAAGGGCAGCAGCTCGCTGGGCAAGATGTCCTTCATCGAGCGCCTCGCCCCCAGCTTCCTCCGCAGCAGCCGCCCCCGGCCGGCATCGCTCGGGGCGGGGAAGGACTTCGCGGCTCTGAAGGAGCCCCCCGAGCCGGAGAAGAGCAGCAAGCGCAGATCGCACCCGCTGCAGAGCttcccccggccgccccgctcctGCGTCAGCGTCAAGATTTCCCCCAAGGGAGCCACCGACGAGCACCGGCGCGAGGCGCTGAGGAAGCTCGGCCTGCTGAAGGAGTAG
- the C24H1orf116 gene encoding specifically androgen-regulated gene protein isoform X1 — MPGKGLGLGMAGCNSDSCDSMVSTASNHSQRSDNSYDYLSVEEKECLMFLEETIGSLDAEADSGVSTDDTDYTEPPRPRPKRDAAAWDLENGAPPPGAGQQRAAEQRGGESSSSPAPAAVPSPGYYSLPRSITTANAQRANQVSDGKVAVHDVKDPAPPGKASQEMAEEDRLGQGNLRTQVKPLLIPPPAPFQDDLVSREEQPRRSSLDAKWENTEESWTRAVPSRPAPEHASVPDLTLPPHQEMGRESTALPQGQLEQPAPQEAPQDPEAKRGPPTAPKPRKLPPNIILKTSKNSPVLLATEPGQKVKIPPPAPAGSQPGSASDAAAEKVNSGQLDPKEREKARREALEKLGLPQDHGEPRTRLGPAPAPRGEHRAMESAAPGARAMHFKSNTLERSGVGLGSCMASAKEPATKGSSSLGKMSFIERLAPSFLRSSRPRPASLGAGKDFAALKEPPEPEKSSKRRSHPLQSFPRPPRSCVSVKISPKGATDEHRREALRKLGLLKE, encoded by the exons AtgcctgggaaggggctgggacTGGGGATGGCTGGCTGCAACTCCGACAGCTGCGACAGCATGGTCAGCACGGCCTCCAACCACTCGCAGCGG agtgATAACAGCTATGACTATTTATCTGTGGAAGAGAAAGAGTGCTTGATGTTCTTGGAAGAAACCATCGGCTCGCTGGATGCCGAAGCAGACAGTGGGGTTTCCACCGATGACACCGACTACACGGAGCCCCCCAGGCCACGGCCCAAGAGAGACGCCGCTGCCTGGG ATTTGGAGAACGGGGCTCCTCCTCCCGGCGCAGGCCAGCAGCgtgcagctgagcagaggggtGGCGAgagctcctccagcccagctccagcagccgtTCCAAGCCCAGGCTACTACAGTCTTCCAAGGAGCATCACTACAGCAAATGCACAAAGAGCAAACCAGGTTTCTGATGGCAAAGTGGCTGTACACGATGTGAAGGACCCAGCGCCACCAGGTAAAGCTTCCCAGGAGATGGCTGAGGAGGACAGGCTTGGCCAAGGCAACCTAAGAACCCAGGTGAAACCCCTGCTTATCCCACCTCCAGCTCCCTTCCAGGATGACCTGGTGAGCCGTGAAGAGCAGCCACGGAGGAGCAGCTTGGATGCCAAGTGGGAAAACACGGAGGAAAGCTGGACACGGGCCGTGCCATCCCGGCCAGCCCCAGAGCACGCATCTGTCCCTGATCTTACATTGCCACCACACcaggagatggggagggagagcACAGCGCTTCCTCAGggccagctggagcagccagcACCACAGGAGGCCCCTCAGGACCCTGAAGCCAAGCGTGGGCCTCCAACAGCCCCCAAGCCACGCAAACTGCCACCAAACATTATCCTGAAAACCAGCAAAAACAGCCCGGTGCTGCTCGCCACAGAGCCTGGCCAGAAGGTGAAAATCCCCCCTCCGGCACCCGCCGGCTCTCAGCCCGGCTCTGCCAGCGATGCCGCTGCAGAAAAAGTGAATTCAGGGCAGCTCGACCCCAAGGAGCGGGAGAAAGCCAGGCGGGAGGCGCTGGagaagctggggctgccccaggacCACGGGGAGCCCCGCACCCGCCTcggccctgcccctgctccccgcggCGAGCACAGGGCGATGGAGAGCGCGGCCCCGGGCGCACGGGCGATGCACTTCAAGTCCAACACCCTGGAGCGCTCcggcgtggggctgggcagctgcaTGGCCAGCGCCAAGGAGCCGGCCACCAAGGGCAGCAGCTCGCTGGGCAAGATGTCCTTCATCGAGCGCCTCGCCCCCAGCTTCCTCCGCAGCAGCCGCCCCCGGCCGGCATCGCTCGGGGCGGGGAAGGACTTCGCGGCTCTGAAGGAGCCCCCCGAGCCGGAGAAGAGCAGCAAGCGCAGATCGCACCCGCTGCAGAGCttcccccggccgccccgctcctGCGTCAGCGTCAAGATTTCCCCCAAGGGAGCCACCGACGAGCACCGGCGCGAGGCGCTGAGGAAGCTCGGCCTGCTGAAGGAGTAG